One Gloeothece verrucosa PCC 7822 DNA window includes the following coding sequences:
- a CDS encoding trans-splicing intein-formed DNA polymerase III subunit alpha C-terminal partner DnaE-C — protein sequence MVKIISRQLAGNQTVYDLGVEKDHNFLLANGLIASNCFNKSHSTAYAYVTYQTAYLKANYPVEYMTALLTASSDSQDKVEKYRENCKKMGIDVEPPDINRSQKDFTPVGEKILFGLSAVRNLGENAIENILKAREEAKGKFESLADFCLRVDLRVVNRRALETLIYCGAFDNINNNRNQLIQYLDIVIPWAQKRTKEKESGQLSLFDSLGGLTVDEENSESKFDLVPSLPSVEPFSLDQKLKLEKEHLGFYVSEHPLQSIVEAAKFLSPINLNELENQSTRKMISAVVMINSVKKITTKEGKPMAFVGLEDISGQVEGIVFPSAYPQIQDILTNECPLIIWGKVQKNKDDDKIQIIIEDAEPVEKVKMVMIYLSPKDVADAGRQIKLKTILQGNLGDKNLGKIPVIAIIGQGNQRQTVRLGQKYWVHDDYSAVKALQDAGFSADPQSLLVSR from the coding sequence ATGGTTAAGATCATCAGTCGTCAACTAGCCGGAAATCAAACCGTTTATGATCTCGGGGTAGAAAAAGACCATAATTTTCTTTTAGCTAATGGATTAATTGCCTCAAATTGCTTTAATAAATCTCACTCAACTGCTTATGCTTATGTAACTTATCAAACAGCTTATTTAAAAGCTAATTATCCCGTTGAATATATGACAGCCTTATTAACGGCCAGTAGTGACAGTCAAGATAAGGTAGAAAAATATCGGGAAAACTGTAAAAAAATGGGCATTGATGTAGAACCCCCAGATATTAATCGCTCTCAAAAAGATTTTACCCCTGTAGGTGAAAAAATCCTTTTTGGATTATCGGCGGTGCGAAATTTAGGGGAAAATGCCATCGAGAATATTCTTAAAGCTAGAGAAGAAGCCAAGGGCAAATTTGAATCTTTAGCGGATTTCTGTTTACGGGTAGATTTACGAGTCGTCAACCGTCGCGCCTTAGAAACATTAATTTACTGTGGAGCCTTTGATAATATTAATAATAATCGTAACCAATTAATACAGTATTTAGATATTGTTATTCCTTGGGCACAAAAAAGAACCAAAGAAAAAGAAAGCGGACAACTGAGTTTATTTGATTCTCTGGGCGGATTAACTGTTGATGAAGAAAATTCCGAATCAAAATTTGATTTAGTGCCTAGCTTGCCTTCAGTGGAGCCTTTTTCGTTAGACCAAAAACTCAAATTAGAAAAAGAGCATTTAGGATTTTATGTATCTGAACATCCTCTTCAATCTATTGTCGAAGCGGCGAAATTTTTATCACCGATTAATTTAAATGAATTAGAAAATCAAAGTACCCGCAAAATGATCAGTGCTGTAGTGATGATAAATTCGGTCAAAAAAATAACGACAAAAGAAGGAAAACCAATGGCTTTTGTGGGACTAGAAGACATAAGCGGACAAGTAGAAGGAATTGTTTTTCCTAGTGCTTATCCTCAAATTCAAGACATTTTAACCAATGAATGTCCGTTAATTATTTGGGGGAAAGTCCAAAAAAATAAAGATGACGACAAAATACAGATCATCATAGAAGATGCTGAACCTGTAGAAAAAGTCAAAATGGTGATGATTTATCTAAGCCCTAAAGATGTTGCCGATGCCGGCAGACAAATCAAATTAAAAACCATTTTACAAGGCAACTTAGGCGACAAAAATCTCGGAAAAATTCCTGTCATTGCCATTATTGGCCAGGGGAACCAACGTCAAACGGTTCGACTCGGACAAAAATATTGGGTACATGATGACTACTCAGCCGTAAAAGCCCTCCAAGATGCCGGATTTTCCGCCGATCCACAATCTTTACTCGTCAGTCGGTAG